A single genomic interval of Hydractinia symbiolongicarpus strain clone_291-10 chromosome 8, HSymV2.1, whole genome shotgun sequence harbors:
- the LOC130653921 gene encoding uncharacterized protein LOC130653921 has translation MILVRIRCGLLLEDMAVRFNMSTSHISRILITWTDFLHSQFRMLPIWASKETVQNRMPKCFQKSYPNTRVILDCTEVFVEMPTSYRTQSSTFSNYKHHNTAKGLVGIAPDGSVTFVSDLYGGRFSDKRITKDSGIYIYLLEPGDSVMADRGFELEEDLPDGVTLNIPPFLDGKPQLSLLEENETRRIASVRVHVERAIERIKNYRILQTVFKLSMAAELNKIWVICCYLVNFLPQLVPDVNTND, from the coding sequence aTGATACTGGTTCGAATTCGATGTGGACTTTTGTTAGAAGATATGGCTGTTCGATTTAATATGTCGACAAGTCACATAAgcagaatattgattacatggacagattttttacattcacaatTCCGTATGCTTCCAATATGGGCTTCAAAAGAAACAGTACAAAATAGAATgccgaaatgttttcaaaaaagttacccaaataCCCGTGTCATATTAGATTGTACAGAAGTATTTGTGGAAATGCCTACGTCATATCGCACACAGTCCAGTACCTTTTCAAATTACAAACACCATAATACAGCAAAAGGATTAGTCGGAATAGCTCCTGATGGATCAGTGACATTTGTCTCTGATTTGTATGGTGGACGCTTTTCGGATAAACGAATAACAAAAGAtagtggtatatatatatatttgctagAGCCTGGGGATTCTGTGATGGCTGATAGAGGATTTGAGCTCGAGGAAGATTTACCTGATGGAGTAACATTAAATATTCCACCATTTTTAGATGGAAAACCTCAGCTAAGTTTATTAGAGGAAAACGAAACTAGAAGAATAGCATCTGTACGTGTACATGTCGAACGAGCAATCGAACGTATAAAAAATTACCGAATTTTACAAACAGTTTTCAAACTATCAATGGCTGCTGAACTCAATAAGATATGggttatttgttgttatttagttaattttttaccacagttGGTACCAGATGTAAATACGAAtgactaa